The Arachis ipaensis cultivar K30076 chromosome B10, Araip1.1, whole genome shotgun sequence DNA window tggGCACCTTAAACTTGGAAGGAGTTGAAACCCATTTTGGCCCCTCAAATTTGGAATCGGCCTTAATTTTGACCCCAAATTTTTAGTTACCTAATTAACACCCCCAAATATTGGATCGTGCCTCACGTTTGTCCCTGTAGTTATCTCCATTAACGGAGAGCTGATGTGGCACATTAAGTTGACACGGTATGCATCTACGTAGCACCCAACTTACCAGAATAAATGCATGATGAGTGAATTATGTggcaaaaaattattttcacttAATTTGACTTCTACGTAGATGTTAAAACCTAATTTGCATGGACTCATATTGAGTGAAAACAACTTTTACCACATCATTCACTCATTACACATCCATTCTGGCAAGTTGGGTGCCACGTAAATACACATCGTGTCAACTTAACGTGTCACATCAGCTTTTCGTTAACGGAAATAATTATAGGGACAAACATGAGGCACGATCCAATATTTGGAGGTGTTAATTGGATAACTAAAAATTTGAAAGTTAAAATTAAGGCCAACTTCAAATTTCAGGAGTCAAAATAGGTTTCAACTCAACTTAAAAAATACAAACACCAACAAAATACTACAAAATGTGAAATAATTGTGTCCTCCAATTTAGTTGTTACCTTAATGGAGTACTCCTTTTTTTTTGTGATTATTATCTACCaaaattttttagtattttttcttgcacttataaaattattttttagtctTACTATTTTATAGGATTTAgctaaaaatagttaaaattaaaacttcagaatttttttaatgtattgaaaatttaaaaagtttgtATAATTTATTTGGATTTCTTACTTATAATATCTTTATCACATTTGTTTTTAggttgataataaaaaaataaattcttataaatattagANNNNNNNNNNNNNNNNNNNNNNNNNNNNNNNNNNNNNNNNNNNNNNNNNNNNNNNNNNNNNNNNNNNNNNNNNNNNNNNNNNNNNNNNNNNNNNNNNNNNNNNNNNNNNNNNNNNNNNNNNNNNNNNNNNNNNTAATGTTTAGATCGGGAGATTAAATACttcaaattgaaaaaaaatttatgttttagCTAGAAAACTAAATACTTGAAATTGTTTTGGTTAGGAAaattctatataaaaaaaatataccaaATCTTACacattgttaaaaaatattactataaatctaatattaaaaattaagaaGTACAAGTTAGTAATCACTCATATATAAAATTTGATTCTTAAGTTAAAATTGGAGTTAAATCTCATTTTGACCCTTAAAATTTGGTTAGATACTCAATTTAACTTTTACAATTTTGTTAACTTCAATTAGAACCCCCCAAATTTATAACAGTGGCTCTCGATTGCCCTTACAATAATCTTCGTAGTCGGAATACTGATAAGATACATTTACTTAACACATAGGGTTAATCACCAAAAACGCCATCGAATTATTCAAACGCCGACAAAAATGCACTCGAATTTTACTATCGACGAAAatacctttaaataatttaaaaacataacAATACTCAAcactaaatatatattttcaaaaaatgtcttagagattaaattttaatgtaattttttacaaacataattaaaaaatgagatattattattcttaaaatttgataatttttttctacgtatatattttttttgtaattttttaaaagtattattagttgttaacaaaacaattacaaaaaaaatatatatactcaacgaaaaatcaccaaattttaatgataataatatctcatttttttaatcatgcttgcaaaaaattgtatcaaaattcaatctctaatgtattttttgagaaatacatatttaatgttagataattttacaaaaaaattaatattaaatatgtatttttcaaaaaatacattaaaaattaaattttgatgtaatttttttcaagtatgattagaaaaatgagatattattattcttaaaatttgatattttttgttaagtatatattattttgtaatttttaaaagtattattaattgttaaaaaaaattataaaaaagatatatacttaacaaaaaaggACAGAGGCATAGAGAGAGGCAGAAAGAGAGAGAAGCAGAAGAGGAGGCAAAGTTGTTGTACCATCACGCACCAACGATTTGAGCGATGTCAATGTTGTTGCAGTTGCGGCGGGACTTTGTGTTGAAGGGGAGGGGACCGAAACGACGCCATTTTTTTCTTGGGAAGAAAATAGATCTTCTCAGTCGATTATCAAGTATGATATATTTAAAATTACAGCAAATCCTGGTAGATTTTGTTTTCTATTGTTTTAGTACGAGGTTTACTTGTGGATGCAAGTTATAATCACGTTATGGGCAAATACTATATTAAGCTATTTTAATGTTGTTGAAGTTAACAATAACATAAACATATAGAGTATGAAATTGAAGTCAAATATTCGTCATCTTGAGTTCGTTGCTTCTACCCTTTTCTCCGTTTTCTTCACATCATTTCAGTTTATATATATCCTGCACTTCTTAAGTAATCTGAAGCATGGAAGGTCGTTGCAGCTGTTTTTGATGGGTTTATTTTAGGCAATGTATGTGCTTATTGTGTGTACTTTCGGAGGAGGGATTCTCTCAAGGGTAGTGACAGACTGACAGTGCCATCTACTGATAATCAGGCTCCTTCTTCGCCATTTTCCTCCTTTGGCCGGTCCATGTTTGGCATCAGGAAGGGACAGGCTCACTCCTTGGGAGCAAATCATGAATCTAGTTTCCGGGATTCAGAGCTTGAATCATTTCAAAAGCATGTAACTGATCGATTTCAGGACCTATCTGGGGATTTGCTCTCCATTGGTTGGATGCATTTATCTTCTGTCATGAAGAATTCAGAGCCATTCTATTGAAGAATAAAGATCAGGTGTCAAAATCCCCTCTAGATCAGTCTATTTCTGAATTCCTTGAGAGGTCAGTGAAGGCATTTGACATTTGTAATGCGAGTCGCAATGGAATTGAGAAGATTCACACTTGGCTAAAGCATGTGGAAATTGTCTTGTGCTCCTTGGGTTCTAACCAGAGAGCATTTAAGGAAGGCCAGTTTCTAAGGGCTAGAAAGGCACTGATGGATTTAGCATTGGCAATGGTTGATGGGAAAGAATCCGGATCAGCCTTTTCTCACAGAAACAGATCTTTTGGGAGAAATGGCACCAGCAAGGATCATCATTGCCAATCGAAAGGGCATTCTTGGTCGCATTCGTGGAGCGTATCGCCATCATGGTCTGCAGCCAAGCAGCTTCAGTCCATTGCAAGCAACCTGGTTCCTCCTGGTGCAAATGAGATTATTGCAACAAGAGGGATGGCAGTTCCTATGTATGCAATGAATTCTGTTCTCTTGTTTGTTTTGATAGATGGATTGCAACCATTGGAGCACCAAGTAAAGAAGGCATTCCGCAAGATTATGACTTGccggattgagatgcttgatctTCTAGGTACTTGATATTGGTGGAAGTGTTACTTAAAATTGAGATTATGACTAGCTGAGCATTATGACTTACCAGCATTTTAGAAAGAGGAAGATTGCGTTAACAGATAAATCATCTAGCTATTGCTATCTgatattgtatttatttatttatttcagtatacTTGTGTTTAAAAAGGAAACTGATGGCATGGTTACTAGTCCAAAAAAAAATCTTCTAATTTCAATTGTCAGTATACATCATCTTGTCCTTGTTCCAATGATCCTAGTCCTACAGAACTAACAACTTGTCAAAGACTTTTCAACTTCTAGATAAAATCTACATGTACTTTTATTGCTTTTACATggcatgcaaggaatggaaaacATATTTGCCTCAGTTAACTTACATGTTATAACTCATGTCCTAGTTTTGGACTTTGGTCACCATGCATTGCTTTTAATAATTCCAGTTATGGATTGGAAGTACTGTATGAACcttaacatcttttttttaattattattattatttctttttttttttctctgtgTCTCTAAATCAACATGGTGTGAATTCCATGCAAATTCAACTCCCTTGTTTGCTAACTAAAAATCTCTGGGAAAGACCACATTATGAACTTGATAAAGATGTCACGCTCCAAGAAGTCGATATGAGCAGCTCGTCCGAGGAATGAATTCAAATTCCTTCCATAGGATGAGGTGTCAAAGTTGATGTCGAAACGCATGACCACACGACGGTCAGAGTGAGTTCGGAGTTGGTCCAAGCAGTTATTTAACATCTGGAGGAAGACTTTTCCTTGTTTGGAGGAATCCAAAGAAGCTCCTGGACACGATTCTATTCTGGCAGAATGATATGGAACATAACCATCCTGAAATGCATGGAAGTTTAGAAATATATCATTGCCTAATCATCAAGTTCAAGAAGAAGATCTTTCTAGACAGTTCATGCCTTCTTAGGTTACCTGAGGTGAGGCTAGAAGAATCACATTCCTGAAGTTTATCAATGTCATCTTCTGTAGTACAAACAAACATAATTTTACATTGGTATACAATGAAATCAAATATAAAGGGGTGAACCAGTTCCTGTGAATAGAAACCACTTATATGAATTCAATACCTTGGAAAGATTGTAGATGAAGGTATTCTCAAGATCATTATCATCTGAGAAAGTTAGTTGATGCATGCATTGCATGTCTGTCATCTTCTTCAAGAGCCACAACCCCGAATTGAATATAGGGTTCGAACTATACATATAACCCAAGTGCGGACCAGACATAGAAACATATGTATACAAGTATCTTGTATATGGCTCCATGATGCTTTctgaaattcaataaataaataaatgcagATTATTACTTCTCCTTGTTTAAACATCAATGAGTATATATTATGCTTCATTCCTTAGAAATCTTGTGCACAAGTACCTGTTAAAGCAGTTCTAATAATGAGATTCCCCATAGAATGGCCAACAAAGCTAAGATGGATGTCCTTTAAGCGTCCACTCCTTGAAGCTTTGACGATTTTCTTCTTCAAGTATTTGTCGACTTCCTTGGCGAGTCGTGATCCCATTTCTCTTATGTCACCAGATGTATTGTCTTCATTTGCTTCTGACATAAGAAACTTTACTTTGGGGTCTATTATAACCCATTGATTCCGAACAAGCCGTAAATCCAAATGATGTCCCTGTTAATGTTTCATGTTTGAGTGAAGAGGGATCACATTAACTTCAAACTAAAAGGGGATGAAGGAAAATAGAGTACTATAATAAATTATGAGTGAACTTAAGAATGTGAAACATGCCTGAAACCCATGAACAAAAACAACTACTCTCAGAACATCCTCATTTTGAAACAGGTTACTCTCAGACAACTCGCATGTTGTAGATCCATTTTCCACGTCCAAAGGAGTGAGATAAGAATTCACACTCACGGACCTTGTGATGTTTGCTAAGCGCTCTACAATAACAATAGGAACTTGCGAAGGATCTCCGAACATGAACATGTCTTGAAGTGACCGGCTGTTAATCTGCATTGAGTTCAATGTCACAAATTCCAATCAACAGGAAACAAAAGGAATGTTGTGATGATCTGCATATGTCAAAAAAAGGACTTACCCTCATTTGTGCTATACCTTGTCTATGGAGTTCAGCTCGCATTATTGATGTCTGAACAGGCTGAAAATGAAAATAGGGATAGATGCACATTATATCTATTTGGTTATGCTGATTCATATAAAGACCATCTAATGATTAGTTTAAACTAGATAATTACATCATCTGATAACCTCCTTGTACTTAGTGATCTTCTTAGTAATCCATAGAAACGTGAAGTCCCCTCAACATCATTATTCATGTACTGGTGAGGCATCTCAACCTTTGAGTACACCATCCATATTGAACATTCAGTTTTTCGATCATTAGCCCATGAGTTAAACAGAAACTCCAGTATCTTTGTTTTATTTTCCCTGGATGAAagtataatataattaaaatccAAAGAAAAAGCATGTCATGGACTAGAAGGAATGCTGAATATTATTAAGATGCGAAATTACTCTGATAATAATTTTGAATATACCTGTGAAAGCTAAGAAATGCATTCCAGATATTTAAGAGTTGACTCCCCATAGACTGGAAAGAGTTTAACATATCATCCCATGAAAAATGTTGAATTGATTCCTCATTAAGACGGCTCATATCATTATCGGCTTTCTGTTGAAGGGAGGAATAATGTATTACACAGATGTTAAATTTTAAAGCAACGGGAAGAGAAAACGTATAATGAAGTATCCACAATGTTGGAGTTAAGGACCTCAGCATCAGCTTTTGGCTTCATTGAAGATTGAGGTGACAATTTACCCTCAGCAATATCTTGTTTCAAAGTAATTCCATTCAAATCAATATCTTGGTTGATTCCTTTGCTTATTCTTCTCAGGTCTTCAAGAAGGAAATCATGGGCAGCCATCATTGATTTGATAAGCACAACCTGATCTTAAATAAAGAGATTTAATAGTAAGCAAAAATAAATAGATTAAATATATGGAATTAATAATCCTGGAAAGTAATGTAAATAAAATGACAACTGAAACTCCTTAACAAAAAGAAGCATTGGTATGAAGTTGTAAAAGATTGTTACAGTGACAATGCATACCGTGTTTGATCTAACATAATCTTCATCATAAGTGTCTTCAGATGTCTGAGAAGCACTGCTATAATTAAACTAACGATATTACTCAAATTAGAATAGTATGTAGCAAACATAGGAACATATATAAGTGATGGCAATGCAACAGTTACCATGGCATCTAATTCAACAGTGAAAACATAAATGCTGACAAGCTTTGGTACCTTCTGTCGGGCTGTTCGATAACTAGGTTTTAGTAAAGTGATATGAACACTTGTATCAACAAGGACAGCATGGAAAGAATCAAAATAAACAGGACAATATGAATGTGATCCCAGAAGAGCTTTTGGGGGAATTCTGTACTCATGAACTGAACCACAAGAATCCAGCAACCCAGTCCTGGATATTGATGCAAACAATAACAGAATTGACAACTTCAAATTGATATGGTAGTAATGAATAAATCTTAATCTAACACCAGGTCAATCAATATCTTTGCATTTAACTTTCTCTTCTTCAATAAATCAAGGACAGAGAAAAGCTTCATTAGCTAACCGAAATTCAGGTGTTGGAGAGTGCACGAGTTCAAATTTCAATATAACAGCAGAAGTTTTCTCCTGTAGATAAAATCAACTAGTTAGCCTATAGAGCTTTTGTTCTCTTTTGAAAAATATACAAAGTTAAGGCTATATGTGTTGTGTGCACACCAAGAAGTTAGTAAGTTGCTACAACCTTTTCTTGCTACCACACAGGAAACCTCAAATGATCAAATGCTATTCTAAATTTGTCCGCTTATGATAACATGTTTCTAATGTTTTTGTTGCTGAGCTAGTTAGTTTgctaaatagagaaaataaattCCTCAATTGCCAACAGATActataaattacaaaaaaataattaacaaatagATATAAACACTGACCTCATATCCACGGAATGATACATAGAATGAGATCATGATAGAAAGGAATACATCCTGCCTTGCATATGATATTTGAAATGGCGGTGTTGAAAAACTATGGTCTGTATCATCAATCATCCAAACTCTAGATGAACTGTTAGCACCCACTTCAGGAGCTGCAGCTCAAAGAAATAATGGATTCTCATTGTTCATTCAATCTGAAGTGCAACCATTAGGAAACAGAGAAAACTAGTAGAAAAAATGTAACTACTCAGAATAACAATCATGCTAGTGCGAATCTTAGAACAAATCAAAAGCTAGACTAGTTCAAAATACAGGGCATAGATAATTGAGAATGTGTGTCAATCTAGGCTAACATGAGATTTATTGAAGATGAAATTGGATGAAACATGCAGAAAAATACAGAGACATTTGACTTTTGTTTTGCATGAAGGCATCCTTGTTAGAAAATTCATTGAATGAAAATGGGAACTCAATCTAGAAACTAAAAGAGCACAAGTTATTTTGAGATAAAATAAATAACCATGAGAAGTTCAAGCCTTGTTTGGTACAAGGGTCAAATTGTTAAAACAGAAAGCAACAAATAATGGAAACATGGGATAAGTTTTGTTTTTCCTGGTGGGGAAAAAAAAACTTCTAAactcatttttaaaaaaaaaatgtaactTGAAATCCTCACCTTCATATTGTACAACCCTTGCAGGAATCCCAGGATAGGAGTCTTCACCATCCTCCCATCTCATGGTAATTTTGATTTTGTACCATCTAcacaacaacaaaagaatcatGATTCACCAAACAATGTTATTGAATGATAAACTTTATTGGTAGAGATTGCATTTGAGCTTACCCTTCTTCAAAAAGGTCGAGATTATGAAACCtgtgaatgtaaatggcaatttCATGAACAGCATTGAGCTGCTTCTGAATTGGTCTTGCAGGGGTGCCGGGTTGCTCCACATTCTGCGACCTTTTTGCTGCCAAAAGCCTTTGATTCAGACTCACAAACCATCCTATTCTCCGCAACATATGTATCTAGAAGCACAATGATCCACAATAACACCCAATTCCAGAACGATCATCCCTTAGCTTCTCAATACAATTATTTCAGCTGTAAAGGAACCAACTTTCTCACACCCCATAACAGTTTGACATGAAAAAAGCTTCAAAGTCTTAAGCTTTAGACGACATTGGCATAAATGCAGGCGTGCGTTGATGCGATTGATCAGTGGTCGGAGATAGGAAAAGTTGGGACGAAAATGGAAAAAAGTGGCATAATGATTCTTAATCATAACTTGTTGTTTGTCAttttaattcataattcataatgaTTAATGATAATAATTTGGGTAGCACGTAGATGGCAATGGTACATGAAGATAGAAGAGCATGATTTTAGCATTCTACAACCCTTTTTTGTCGCAGGTCTGGTGACATTTCTTTTGTTTTATGTAATCAACAAAAATATACATGCACATCAACATgtgttattttatatataatttcaatctatattttatataaagaaaaataatgatgAAAAAGTTGGGCGTACATAATGTTATATTGTTATCTTCATCATATTCAATTATTCATACATAGTGATAGAGGTGCATGCTGTTTGCTGATTTTCATGCATGCTGTATCTCTATGTTTCCTATTCTGTTGTAGTTTGTGAACTTGTGATTAAGAATTGATTCACTGAAAAAAATGagagtaattatccaaatcaatccaattttaaaatcagatattttagtcttaaaaaaaaattaatacacagatcaatttcTAATGTTTTATTCTGACAGACAAATTAATCTCCAGTTCATTTTTCGGCAgagtaattacccagatcagtcctaaagattttaaaaacggacattttagtccccaagaaaaactaATATACAAATCAATCTCCAACGTTTCTCTCTATTAGACATAATAGTCCtccgtccaaaaataaaataaaataaaataaaataataattattattaattgcacaataatattgtactatattttttgtattttttggacaaaaataatgataaatttattcattaaatatatatatatatatatatatatatatatatatatatatatatatatatatatatatatactcacttaaaaataaaatatatatataaaagaatctaatgaataaatttattattatttttgtccaaaaaatgcaaaaaaaaatatagtacAGTATTATtgtataattaataataataataattttattttattttattttttgacggAGGACTGCtatgtctaacagagagaaatattggggattgatttgtacattaatttttcttgggaaCTAAAATGTCCATTTTTAAAATATTCGGGACTGATCTGGATGATTACTGTGCCAAAAAATGAACTGGGGACTGATTTATCTGCCGGAGTAAAACTTTGAGAATTGATGTGTGTATTAACTTttttttagggactaaaatgtccgatttTAAAATCTTTGAGACTGATTTGAGTAATTACTCCAAAAATTATCATATCATTTCTCCATGGATTTCTTTGGGCTTCTTATAATTTCTTACCGTCTAGGTAAAGCctaaaattttttataacaaaGTCTCGATAATGGTCATAGGAAAAAAAAGGGTAATATGTAATATCCGAATATTGTTTCTTTATTTGCATAGTTTGTCTGCTGTTTtattatatttatcaaaatatattaataattagcTGGAATAGCTCAGTTGGTTAGAGCGTGTGGCTGTTAACCACAAGGTCGGAGGTTCAAGCCCTCCTTCTAGCGTTTTGGCATTTTCGGAAATGAAAACTTTAGAAAATCAAGCCTTTTAAAACATTTGACAACACTGATTTTGTACTAAGCCCTATGCTGTTT harbors:
- the LOC107622611 gene encoding protein FAM135B-like, which translates into the protein MLRRIGWFVSLNQRLLAAKRSQNVEQPGTPARPIQKQLNAVHEIAIYIHRFHNLDLFEEGWYKIKITMRWEDGEDSYPGIPARVVQYEAPEVGANSSSRVWMIDDTDHSFSTPPFQISYARQDVFLSIMISFYVSFRGYEEKTSAVILKFELVHSPTPEFRTGLLDSCGSVHEYRIPPKALLGSHSYCPVYFDSFHAVLVDTSVHITLLKPSYRTARQKFNYSSASQTSEDTYDEDYVRSNTVVLIKSMMAAHDFLLEDLRRISKGINQDIDLNGITLKQDIAEGKLSPQSSMKPKADAEKADNDMSRLNEESIQHFSWDDMLNSFQSMGSQLLNIWNAFLSFHRENKTKILEFLFNSWANDRKTECSIWMVYSKVEMPHQYMNNDVEGTSRFYGLLRRSLSTRRLSDDPVQTSIMRAELHRQGIAQMRINSRSLQDMFMFGDPSQVPIVIVERLANITRSVSVNSYLTPLDVENGSTTCELSESNLFQNEDVLRVVVFVHGFQGHHLDLRLVRNQWVIIDPKVKFLMSEANEDNTSGDIREMGSRLAKEVDKYLKKKIVKASRSGRLKDIHLSFVGHSMGNLIIRTALTESIMEPYTRYLYTYVSMSGPHLGYMYSSNPIFNSGLWLLKKMTDMQCMHQLTFSDDNDLENTFIYNLSKKMTLINFRNVILLASPQDGYVPYHSARIESCPGASLDSSKQGKVFLQMLNNCLDQLRTHSDRRVVMRFDINFDTSSYGRNLNSFLGRAAHIDFLERDIFIKFIMWSFPEIFS